In a single window of the Pontibacter russatus genome:
- a CDS encoding polyprenyl synthetase family protein — protein sequence MSISLKDIQAPIAPEMQLFEKKFRASMKSKVLLLDRIMSYIVKRKGKQMRPMFVFFTAKLFRESISEATYRGAALIELLHTATLVHDDVVDDANYRRGFFSVNALWKNKIAVLVGDYLLSKGLLLSLQNDDYDLLKIVSNAVREMSEGELLQMEKARRLDITEEVYFDIIRQKTASLIASCCAVGAASAGACKEEVEKARLFGEKVGIAFQIKDDLFDYGTAEIGKPVGIDIKEKKMTLPLIHALRQADWLTKRRIIYNVKNNNGDSRRVQDVIDFVKQSGGIAYTIKLMNQYHAEALAILGTFPASPSRTSLEQLIAYTIEREK from the coding sequence ATGAGCATCAGCCTAAAGGATATACAAGCGCCCATTGCGCCGGAAATGCAGCTTTTCGAGAAGAAGTTCAGGGCTTCGATGAAGTCGAAAGTGCTGCTTCTGGACCGGATCATGAGCTACATCGTGAAGCGCAAGGGCAAGCAGATGCGCCCGATGTTCGTGTTCTTCACGGCCAAGTTGTTCCGCGAAAGCATCAGCGAGGCCACTTACCGCGGCGCCGCCCTGATCGAGCTGTTGCACACCGCCACGCTGGTGCACGACGACGTGGTGGACGACGCCAACTACCGCCGGGGCTTCTTCTCGGTGAACGCCCTCTGGAAAAACAAGATTGCCGTGCTGGTGGGCGATTACCTGCTCTCTAAGGGCCTGCTGCTCTCGCTGCAAAACGACGATTACGACCTGCTGAAGATCGTGTCGAACGCGGTGCGGGAGATGAGCGAGGGGGAGTTGCTGCAGATGGAGAAAGCGCGCCGCCTCGATATAACAGAGGAAGTGTACTTCGACATCATCCGGCAGAAGACCGCCTCCCTGATTGCCTCCTGCTGCGCCGTGGGCGCCGCCTCGGCGGGGGCCTGCAAAGAGGAGGTGGAGAAAGCCCGCCTGTTTGGCGAGAAAGTGGGCATCGCCTTTCAGATAAAGGACGACTTGTTCGACTACGGCACCGCCGAGATAGGCAAGCCGGTGGGCATCGACATCAAAGAGAAAAAGATGACCCTGCCGCTGATACACGCCCTGCGCCAGGCCGACTGGCTGACGAAGCGCCGCATTATCTACAACGTGAAAAACAACAACGGCGACAGCAGGCGCGTGCAGGACGTCATTGATTTTGTGAAGCAGTCGGGCGGCATCGCCTATACCATCAAACTCATGAACCAGTACCATGCGGAAGCGCTGGCTATTCTGGGCACATTCCCCGCGTCGCCCTCGCGCACGTCGCTGGAGCAGCTCATCGCCTACACCATAGAGCGAGAGAAATAG
- the folK gene encoding 2-amino-4-hydroxy-6-hydroxymethyldihydropteridine diphosphokinase codes for MPKTYLLLGGNLGDRLSYLAQAREGLAKQVGGILRSSGIYETAAWGKTDQPAFLNQVLEMQTELQPAQLLQRINNLEQELGRVRLEHWGARVIDIDILFYEDIVLQSQRLTIPHPQLHLRRFTLLPLAELVPDRMHPVLGKTVAGLLAACPDALEVREIREGS; via the coding sequence ATGCCTAAGACTTACCTGCTGCTGGGCGGCAATCTCGGCGACCGCCTCTCTTATCTGGCGCAGGCCCGCGAAGGGCTAGCCAAACAGGTCGGCGGCATCCTGCGGTCCTCCGGTATATATGAAACGGCGGCCTGGGGCAAAACCGATCAGCCCGCCTTCCTGAACCAGGTGCTGGAGATGCAGACGGAGCTGCAGCCAGCGCAGCTATTGCAAAGGATAAATAACCTGGAGCAGGAACTGGGCCGGGTGCGGCTGGAGCACTGGGGAGCCCGCGTCATTGACATCGACATTTTATTTTATGAGGACATCGTGCTGCAAAGCCAGCGCCTCACCATTCCGCACCCGCAACTGCACCTGCGCCGTTTCACGCTGCTGCCGCTGGCCGAACTGGTTCCCGACCGGATGCACCCCGTTCTTGGAAAGACCGTAGCCGGGCTGTTGGCTGCGTGCCCGGATGCACTGGAGGTTCGGGAAATTCGGGAAGGGAGTTAA
- a CDS encoding DUF6265 family protein: MLPSAVAQTKAQAGPLGAMQFIEGHWKATQPDGSTVEGTWLAPQGDNMLGMMRMMKDGKATMYEILAYEPSGKGLVSLVKHFKPGLIGIEEKEKQDRYNFLEATKGQAYFEKEGGDLRILYEQRSPDQFAIMRGNQENGQWVYKDLFLFNRVK, from the coding sequence TTGCTACCATCTGCAGTTGCCCAAACCAAGGCCCAGGCAGGGCCGTTGGGAGCGATGCAGTTTATTGAGGGGCACTGGAAAGCGACCCAGCCCGACGGCTCCACCGTAGAGGGCACCTGGCTGGCCCCGCAGGGAGACAACATGCTGGGCATGATGCGCATGATGAAGGACGGCAAAGCAACCATGTACGAGATACTGGCTTACGAACCATCCGGGAAAGGGCTGGTGTCGCTGGTGAAGCACTTTAAGCCGGGCCTGATCGGGATAGAGGAGAAAGAAAAGCAGGACCGCTATAATTTCCTGGAGGCCACGAAGGGCCAGGCATATTTTGAGAAAGAGGGCGGCGATCTCCGCATCCTTTACGAGCAGCGCTCCCCCGATCAGTTTGCGATAATGCGGGGGAACCAGGAGAACGGCCAGTGGGTGTACAAGGATCTGTTCTTATTCAACCGCGTGAAGTAG
- a CDS encoding T9SS type B sorting domain-containing protein — protein MKYLLRASLLFVLLHFVSGVFTEAQATHIRAGDITAQRDTTPNPNPRRFFFTMTIYTDQASSAEDPIVYMNMGGGVVLEVPRLAVIPIGNETDREVYKWEYTFPTDGTHRVSWVGVNRNNDILNMAPPSDQRSFFIETVININALRGFNSTPVLTVAPIDIAAVGRRYVHNPGAYDADGDSLAFKLIVPRYEDAQGRITVVPGYSLPHLTFNCTTSDGGAAAFLTLDALTGQLTWDAPCVKGEYNVAFVVEEWRVSENGGAVKLGEVVRDMQILVRESENRPPVLEPRDTCVVAGTMLRGAVRATDPDGDLVDLTVAGSGIVPPATFEQTVRAPGEAAGVLAWQTQCSDVRERPYQVVFRARDVRPPGEERLTDLQPWNIRVVGPAPENLVARAGQGEVALTWDAYTCENASSIRVYRREGPSGFVPNGCQTGVPASTGYVLIGEVEASASGFTDTGAQAGVEYCYIIYAVFPSPGRGESLASNEACAGVERDIPYLTNVTVEQTSATDGRILVRWTQPEPGQLIPPLEYRLLRKTGQGAGEGYVEVYRSRNMADTVFVDKGLNTLEEAYRYRLELYQAPTGGGQPTELREGAEASSVRLEVTPAEGEEAAFELSWTYQVPWDNTAGPLHRIYRRAPGGALTLIDSVAATAAGGAYTDDSPGLERGADYCYVIETAGAYQVAGLPAPLRNRSQETCAQLEKLVCPPELSINQLDCEAFARSPQEPPYENVLTWVPQVGGDCTDQIAFYTVYFRSSPDAEYAPIGTTEETSFTHSGLESYAGCYVVTATDEAGRESTMSNEVCNDNCITFVLPNVITPNGDDKNDVFRPGPGTAFIKSMKFRVFNRWGAEVYSSQATSGGDALYINWPGVNAEGNPLSDGTYFYEAEVEFHTLDPAKARATYKGWVEIIR, from the coding sequence ATGAAGTACTTGCTGCGCGCCAGTCTGCTGTTCGTGCTTTTACATTTTGTGTCCGGTGTTTTCACAGAGGCCCAGGCAACACACATACGGGCAGGAGACATCACCGCCCAGCGCGACACGACCCCCAACCCCAACCCCCGCCGCTTCTTTTTCACCATGACGATATATACCGATCAGGCCTCCTCTGCTGAAGATCCGATTGTATATATGAACATGGGCGGCGGAGTCGTGCTGGAAGTGCCGCGGCTTGCCGTAATCCCCATCGGGAACGAGACCGACCGGGAGGTATATAAATGGGAGTACACTTTCCCGACAGATGGAACCCACCGGGTTTCGTGGGTGGGCGTAAACCGCAACAACGACATCCTGAACATGGCGCCGCCATCCGACCAGCGATCTTTTTTCATTGAGACGGTCATCAACATCAACGCATTGCGTGGCTTCAACAGCACGCCGGTGCTGACGGTGGCGCCGATAGACATCGCGGCGGTGGGGCGGCGGTACGTGCATAACCCCGGCGCCTACGACGCAGACGGCGACAGCCTGGCCTTTAAGCTGATCGTGCCCCGCTACGAAGACGCGCAGGGCAGGATAACCGTTGTCCCGGGCTACAGTTTGCCGCACCTGACGTTTAACTGCACGACCTCGGACGGGGGCGCTGCGGCCTTTCTGACGCTTGACGCCCTGACGGGCCAGCTGACGTGGGACGCGCCGTGCGTGAAGGGGGAGTACAACGTTGCCTTCGTGGTGGAGGAGTGGCGGGTGTCGGAGAACGGTGGGGCGGTGAAACTGGGGGAGGTGGTGCGCGACATGCAGATCCTGGTGCGGGAGTCGGAGAACCGGCCGCCGGTGCTGGAGCCGCGGGACACGTGCGTGGTGGCAGGTACGATGTTGCGTGGCGCAGTGCGGGCCACGGACCCTGACGGGGACCTGGTGGACCTGACGGTGGCGGGTTCGGGCATCGTTCCGCCGGCCACCTTCGAGCAGACGGTGCGTGCGCCGGGGGAGGCGGCCGGGGTGCTGGCCTGGCAAACCCAGTGCTCGGACGTGCGGGAGCGCCCCTACCAGGTAGTGTTCCGGGCGCGGGATGTGCGCCCGCCAGGGGAGGAGCGCCTGACGGACCTGCAGCCCTGGAATATCCGGGTGGTGGGCCCGGCGCCGGAGAATCTGGTTGCACGGGCCGGTCAGGGCGAGGTGGCCCTGACCTGGGACGCCTACACCTGTGAGAACGCCTCCTCCATCCGGGTATACCGGCGGGAGGGCCCCTCAGGCTTCGTTCCCAACGGCTGCCAGACGGGTGTGCCTGCCTCGACGGGCTACGTGCTGATCGGAGAGGTGGAGGCCTCAGCCTCAGGCTTCACGGACACGGGGGCGCAGGCCGGGGTGGAGTACTGTTACATCATTTACGCGGTGTTCCCCTCGCCGGGGCGGGGCGAGAGCCTGGCATCCAACGAGGCCTGCGCGGGTGTGGAGCGCGACATCCCCTACCTCACCAACGTGACGGTGGAGCAGACCTCCGCCACCGACGGCCGCATCCTGGTCCGCTGGACGCAGCCTGAGCCGGGGCAACTGATTCCACCGTTGGAGTACCGGCTGCTGCGCAAGACAGGCCAGGGAGCCGGCGAGGGATATGTGGAAGTGTACCGCAGCCGAAACATGGCCGACACGGTGTTCGTGGACAAGGGGCTGAATACACTGGAGGAAGCCTACCGCTACCGCCTGGAGCTCTACCAGGCACCGACCGGGGGCGGCCAACCCACCGAACTGCGGGAGGGGGCGGAGGCCTCGAGCGTGCGCCTGGAGGTGACCCCGGCAGAGGGAGAGGAGGCAGCCTTCGAGCTGTCGTGGACGTACCAGGTGCCGTGGGACAACACAGCCGGGCCCCTGCACCGCATCTATAGGCGCGCGCCGGGCGGGGCGCTCACGCTTATTGACAGCGTGGCGGCCACGGCCGCGGGAGGCGCCTACACCGACGATAGCCCCGGGCTGGAGCGGGGGGCAGACTACTGCTACGTGATAGAGACGGCCGGGGCCTACCAGGTGGCGGGGCTGCCGGCGCCGCTGCGGAACCGGAGTCAGGAAACGTGCGCGCAACTAGAGAAGCTAGTGTGTCCGCCGGAGCTGAGCATTAATCAGCTGGACTGCGAGGCCTTCGCCCGCAGCCCGCAGGAGCCGCCATACGAAAATGTTCTGACGTGGGTGCCGCAGGTAGGCGGGGACTGCACCGACCAGATCGCCTTCTACACAGTGTACTTCCGCTCCTCCCCGGATGCAGAGTACGCGCCCATTGGAACCACAGAGGAAACAAGCTTCACCCACTCCGGGTTGGAATCATACGCCGGGTGCTACGTGGTGACGGCCACGGACGAGGCCGGTCGGGAAAGCACGATGAGCAATGAGGTTTGCAACGACAACTGCATCACATTCGTGCTGCCCAACGTCATCACCCCCAACGGGGACGATAAGAACGATGTGTTCCGGCCAGGGCCGGGGACGGCGTTCATCAAGAGCATGAAGTTCCGGGTGTTCAACCGCTGGGGCGCCGAGGTGTACTCCAGCCAGGCCACCAGCGGAGGGGACGCTCTCTACATCAACTGGCCGGGGGTAAATGCGGAGGGGAACCCACTGAGCGACGGCACGTACTTCTACGAGGCCGAGGTGGAGTTCCACACGCTGGACCCGGCCAAGGCCCGCGCCACCTACAAGGGATGGGTTGAGATCATCAGGTGA
- a CDS encoding thiol-disulfide oxidoreductase DCC family protein, which translates to MTRQNYNTLNREAIVFYDGTCGFCQASVQLVLKHNVRRNLKFAALQSEVFKALASSSQLPEPLPDSVVFYEQGLVYTASDAVLRIARHLRFPFSALYYFRFIPLSFRNLLYRYVARHRYNIAGQKEACLLPSPEERARFMA; encoded by the coding sequence GTGACACGCCAAAACTACAACACGCTGAACAGGGAAGCCATCGTTTTTTACGATGGCACCTGCGGCTTTTGCCAGGCAAGTGTTCAGCTTGTGCTGAAGCATAACGTGCGTCGCAATCTCAAATTCGCCGCGCTCCAGTCGGAAGTTTTCAAGGCCTTAGCGTCCTCCTCACAACTCCCTGAGCCTTTGCCGGATTCAGTTGTCTTTTATGAGCAGGGCCTGGTATATACTGCCTCGGATGCCGTGCTGCGCATCGCCCGCCATCTCAGGTTTCCGTTCAGCGCGCTTTACTATTTCCGGTTTATTCCTTTATCTTTCCGCAATCTGCTGTACCGCTATGTCGCCAGGCACCGCTACAACATCGCGGGGCAGAAAGAAGCATGCCTGCTGCCGTCGCCTGAAGAGCGGGCGCGGTTTATGGCGTAA
- the fabD gene encoding ACP S-malonyltransferase, giving the protein MKKAYIFPGQGSQFTGMGKGLYEQHEEVMRLFDMANEILVFDITAVMFSGTDEELKQTKVTQPAIFLHSVAQAAVAKDFHPDMVAGHSLGEFSALVASKVLRFEDGLRLVSKRALAMQAACEANPSTMAAILGLEDAKVEEVCASIEGEVVVAANYNCPGQLVISGTNRGIELACEKMKEAGAKRALPLPVGGAFHSPLMKPAEEELAKAISETTFHEGICPIYQNVDARPHTDPEEIKQNLIKQLTAPVRWTQTVQAMLADGATHFVECGPGKVLQGLVKKIDRNAEVSSAE; this is encoded by the coding sequence ATGAAGAAAGCATACATTTTCCCGGGACAAGGGTCCCAGTTCACAGGGATGGGTAAAGGTCTGTATGAGCAGCATGAGGAAGTAATGCGACTGTTTGACATGGCGAATGAAATTCTGGTCTTCGATATCACAGCCGTCATGTTCAGCGGCACCGACGAGGAGTTGAAGCAGACGAAAGTTACGCAGCCCGCCATATTCCTGCACTCCGTGGCACAGGCCGCCGTGGCCAAAGACTTTCACCCGGATATGGTGGCGGGACATTCGCTCGGAGAGTTCTCGGCGCTGGTGGCCAGTAAGGTGCTTCGTTTCGAAGACGGGCTCCGGCTGGTATCGAAACGCGCCTTGGCCATGCAGGCCGCCTGCGAGGCGAACCCTTCTACCATGGCGGCCATCCTGGGTTTGGAGGATGCAAAAGTGGAAGAGGTGTGCGCCTCTATCGAAGGTGAGGTAGTTGTGGCTGCAAATTATAACTGCCCCGGCCAACTCGTGATCTCCGGAACCAACAGGGGAATTGAGCTTGCCTGTGAGAAAATGAAGGAGGCTGGCGCCAAACGGGCGCTCCCGCTGCCGGTGGGTGGTGCGTTCCACTCCCCTCTGATGAAGCCGGCTGAGGAGGAACTGGCAAAGGCCATTAGCGAAACAACCTTCCACGAAGGCATCTGCCCCATCTATCAGAACGTGGATGCCCGGCCACACACGGACCCGGAGGAAATCAAACAGAACTTGATTAAGCAGCTGACCGCCCCGGTGCGCTGGACACAGACGGTGCAGGCCATGCTTGCCGACGGCGCCACACACTTCGTGGAGTGCGGCCCGGGCAAGGTGTTGCAGGGCCTGGTGAAGAAGATAGACCGGAACGCGGAGGTCAGTTCAGCAGAATAA
- a CDS encoding alpha/beta hydrolase family protein: MKVDFVVYPVHGRPFTADATYMPDSRPKPVVIFTHGFKGFKDWGHFNLLARHFAENGFVFVKFNFAYNGTSVEDDSDLHDLEAFGNNNFSLELDDMQALIDLLHDTNPPIQRQELDLNRIYLVGHSRGGGAVILKAAEEPRVKAVATWSAVSDYDQRWTEPQMAQWKQEGVQYVLNGRTGQQMPLYYQLAEDYHLNRARLDIPQVIRKMSQPLLILHGEQDETLPLQMAHDLKKWKPDAELRLLPDTNHSFGGQHPYPHGELPAPARAAADLTMNFFQRHA; the protein is encoded by the coding sequence ATGAAAGTAGATTTTGTCGTATACCCGGTGCACGGGCGCCCTTTCACTGCCGACGCCACCTATATGCCCGACAGCCGGCCAAAGCCCGTGGTTATCTTCACGCACGGCTTCAAGGGCTTCAAAGACTGGGGGCACTTTAACCTGCTGGCCCGCCACTTCGCCGAAAACGGGTTTGTGTTCGTGAAATTCAATTTTGCCTACAACGGCACCTCCGTGGAGGACGACAGCGACCTGCACGACCTGGAGGCTTTCGGCAACAACAACTTCAGCCTTGAACTCGACGACATGCAGGCGCTCATCGACCTGCTGCACGACACGAACCCACCCATACAGCGGCAGGAGCTCGATTTGAATCGCATTTACCTTGTTGGGCACAGCCGGGGTGGCGGGGCCGTTATTCTGAAGGCTGCCGAGGAGCCCCGTGTGAAAGCCGTGGCCACCTGGTCGGCTGTGAGCGATTACGACCAGCGCTGGACGGAGCCGCAGATGGCACAGTGGAAGCAGGAAGGCGTGCAGTACGTGCTCAATGGCCGCACGGGTCAGCAGATGCCGCTCTATTACCAGTTGGCCGAAGACTATCACCTGAACCGCGCGCGCCTCGACATCCCGCAGGTCATCAGAAAAATGAGCCAGCCGCTGCTCATCCTGCACGGCGAACAGGACGAGACACTGCCGCTGCAGATGGCACATGACCTGAAAAAATGGAAACCCGACGCCGAGTTGCGCCTGTTGCCCGATACCAACCACTCTTTCGGAGGCCAGCACCCGTACCCGCACGGCGAGTTGCCCGCCCCTGCCCGCGCCGCCGCAGACCTGACCATGAACTTCTTTCAGCGCCATGCCTAA
- a CDS encoding sugar O-acetyltransferase, with amino-acid sequence MKTEKEKMLAGELYDPLDKQLSDERLRTRLLIKELNDSREDETAERARILKELIPNAGDGLWLQPPFYCDYGSNMVVGERVFFNFNCVVLDVMQVTIGSRTMFGPNVQLYTATHPLNHMERSSGVEYAKPIAIGEDVWMGGSVVVCPGVTIGDRSVIGAGSVVTKDIPSDVFAAGNPCRVIRSLAQAE; translated from the coding sequence ATGAAAACTGAAAAAGAGAAAATGCTCGCGGGCGAGCTGTACGACCCCCTGGACAAGCAGCTTTCGGACGAGAGGCTGCGGACAAGGCTTCTGATCAAGGAACTGAACGACTCAAGGGAGGACGAGACAGCGGAGCGGGCGCGCATCCTGAAGGAACTGATCCCAAATGCCGGAGACGGCCTGTGGCTGCAACCGCCTTTTTACTGCGACTACGGCAGCAACATGGTGGTGGGCGAGCGGGTGTTTTTCAACTTCAACTGCGTGGTGCTCGACGTCATGCAGGTAACCATCGGCAGCAGGACCATGTTCGGCCCCAATGTGCAACTCTATACCGCCACGCATCCCTTGAACCATATGGAGCGCTCTTCTGGCGTAGAGTATGCCAAACCCATTGCCATCGGGGAGGATGTGTGGATGGGCGGCAGCGTGGTGGTTTGCCCCGGCGTCACCATCGGCGACCGCTCCGTGATTGGCGCGGGCAGCGTTGTCACCAAAGACATCCCCTCCGATGTGTTTGCCGCCGGAAACCCCTGCCGTGTCATCCGGTCACTGGCGCAGGCGGAATAG
- a CDS encoding energy transducer TonB: MRKALLLIGTMLLMFFHSVSAQDRDPVFVHERYKHPTELLAEKMLPDVFELSKLCENSVTFVRFVIGADGNVKNVACTKDTPAVIAESLKEAVLATNGSWLPKEVNGKAVESRPYLLPVMYNVSYGCPRRDNSANKFEEAVRRVLVFDDSTVTESMECTLLPPMVQRYSKN, translated from the coding sequence ATGCGCAAGGCCCTGCTTCTGATCGGCACGATGCTGCTGATGTTCTTCCATTCGGTATCGGCCCAGGATCGGGATCCGGTCTTCGTACACGAGCGGTACAAACACCCCACCGAGCTCTTGGCTGAGAAGATGCTGCCGGACGTGTTTGAGCTGTCGAAGCTGTGCGAGAACTCTGTCACGTTTGTGCGCTTTGTGATCGGCGCCGACGGGAACGTGAAGAACGTGGCCTGCACCAAGGATACCCCCGCCGTTATCGCCGAATCGCTGAAAGAGGCGGTGCTGGCAACCAATGGCAGCTGGCTGCCAAAGGAAGTGAACGGCAAAGCCGTGGAAAGCAGGCCCTACCTGCTGCCCGTGATGTATAATGTAAGCTACGGGTGTCCCAGAAGAGACAACAGCGCCAACAAATTTGAGGAGGCCGTGCGGCGCGTGCTGGTGTTTGACGATAGTACCGTGACGGAGTCCATGGAGTGTACCTTACTGCCCCCCATGGTGCAGCGCTACTCTAAAAACTGA
- a CDS encoding sugar phosphate isomerase/epimerase has protein sequence MISAAAGNSSVKPLYINCHSGKDYFSFEENKAFIDYTTALSKKTGIRISHETHRSRMLFAASVARQYIEQIPDLRITLDASHWCNVSESLLQDQQSTMDLALPRVDHVHARIGHAQGPQVSDPRAPEWAEAVEAHFAWWDKVVQLKTAKGEPLTVLTEFGPPNYMPTLPYTRQPVADQWAVNVHMMHLLRERYTS, from the coding sequence ATGATAAGTGCGGCGGCGGGCAACAGCTCAGTGAAGCCGCTGTATATCAACTGCCACTCAGGGAAAGATTATTTTAGCTTTGAAGAAAACAAGGCTTTTATTGATTATACCACCGCCCTCTCTAAAAAGACCGGCATCAGGATCAGTCACGAAACCCACCGTTCCCGGATGCTGTTTGCCGCTTCTGTAGCCAGACAATATATCGAGCAGATTCCCGACCTAAGGATTACCCTCGATGCTTCCCACTGGTGTAACGTGAGCGAGAGCTTGTTGCAAGATCAGCAAAGCACCATGGACCTGGCTTTGCCGAGGGTGGACCATGTGCATGCCCGCATCGGGCACGCGCAGGGCCCCCAGGTTAGCGACCCACGCGCCCCCGAGTGGGCGGAGGCCGTGGAAGCGCATTTTGCCTGGTGGGATAAGGTAGTGCAGTTGAAAACAGCAAAGGGAGAGCCTCTGACAGTGTTGACAGAGTTCGGCCCGCCCAATTACATGCCCACCCTGCCGTATACGCGGCAGCCGGTAGCTGACCAGTGGGCAGTAAATGTCCATATGATGCACCTGCTGCGCGAGAGATATACATCATAG
- a CDS encoding succinate dehydrogenase cytochrome b subunit, with translation MNWFTQTFSSTVGRKIIMSITGLFLCSFLVVHLIGNLQLFNNDGGAAFNIYSRFMGTNPIIRTMEIVLLLGFLFHIYDAIVITRRNKAARPIGYVNSHPEENSTWASRNMGLLGTVILVFLIIHLWNFFVPARFGGLEGVVIEDVEYENLYLRVVQSFQIWWYVALYVISMVALAYHLIHGFQSAFQSLGLNHKKYTPFIQKFGYAFSVIVCFGFAIIPLYFFFFFEL, from the coding sequence ATGAATTGGTTTACTCAAACGTTTTCCAGTACAGTAGGGCGCAAGATCATCATGTCGATCACGGGTCTTTTCCTGTGCTCTTTCCTGGTGGTACACCTGATCGGTAACCTGCAGCTCTTCAACAACGACGGAGGGGCGGCTTTTAATATATACTCCAGGTTCATGGGCACCAACCCGATTATCCGCACCATGGAAATTGTGCTTCTCCTGGGTTTTCTGTTCCATATATACGATGCTATCGTGATAACCCGCCGCAACAAGGCGGCGCGCCCCATAGGCTACGTCAACAGCCACCCGGAAGAGAACAGCACCTGGGCCTCGCGCAATATGGGCCTTCTGGGAACGGTTATACTTGTCTTCCTGATCATCCACCTGTGGAATTTCTTCGTGCCCGCCCGCTTTGGGGGCCTGGAGGGCGTTGTGATTGAAGACGTAGAATACGAGAACCTCTACCTGAGAGTGGTGCAGTCGTTCCAGATATGGTGGTACGTGGCGCTCTATGTGATATCCATGGTGGCCCTGGCCTACCACCTCATCCACGGGTTCCAGAGCGCTTTTCAGTCACTGGGCCTCAACCACAAGAAATATACGCCTTTCATTCAGAAGTTCGGCTATGCCTTTTCTGTTATCGTGTGCTTTGGCTTTGCCATTATCCCACTTTATTTCTTCTTCTTCTTCGAATTATAA
- a CDS encoding class I SAM-dependent methyltransferase: MGVQGSVLIQPREVASLASPAAIYARAAQNLARLQQNDMGINTNTWNRVRYTVYLPVYDFVADRVFRKYRQRSVSLLQASLTDAILLLGAGSGLDLPYLRNYTNLTAIDITPGMVAKLEKRAQRLNLPVRAAVMNGQQLRFADASFDAVILHLILAVIPDPVACLREVERVLKPGGTVMVFDKFLPDGETPSLLRRLLNQVASTLFSDINRRLGDIVRHTALYQELNEPAALGGAFRIVRLRKPA; this comes from the coding sequence GTGGGTGTACAAGGATCTGTTCTTATTCAACCGCGTGAAGTAGCCTCGCTGGCATCCCCGGCGGCCATATATGCCCGCGCCGCCCAAAACCTGGCGCGCCTACAGCAAAACGATATGGGTATCAACACCAATACCTGGAACCGCGTCCGCTACACGGTCTATTTACCCGTCTATGACTTTGTGGCTGACCGCGTGTTCCGGAAATACAGGCAGCGCTCCGTCTCCTTGCTGCAGGCCTCGCTCACAGATGCCATCCTGCTGCTGGGCGCGGGCAGCGGCCTCGATTTACCCTATCTACGCAACTACACCAACCTCACCGCCATCGACATAACGCCGGGCATGGTAGCAAAACTGGAAAAGCGGGCGCAGCGCCTGAACCTGCCGGTGCGTGCAGCGGTGATGAATGGCCAGCAACTCCGCTTTGCCGACGCCTCCTTCGATGCCGTCATCCTCCACCTCATCCTCGCCGTGATTCCGGACCCCGTGGCCTGCCTGCGGGAGGTGGAGCGGGTGCTGAAGCCGGGCGGCACCGTGATGGTGTTTGACAAGTTCCTGCCTGATGGCGAAACGCCCTCGCTGCTGCGCCGCCTGCTCAACCAGGTTGCCAGCACCCTCTTCTCCGACATCAACCGCCGCCTCGGCGACATTGTCCGCCACACCGCGCTGTATCAGGAACTGAACGAACCGGCTGCCTTGGGCGGCGCCTTCCGGATTGTGCGGCTGCGCAAACCGGCGTAA